A genomic region of Mycobacterium senriense contains the following coding sequences:
- the lepA gene encoding translation elongation factor 4, which produces MPISSFADKTFTAPAQIRNFCIIAHIDHGKSTLADRMLQLTGVVDERSMRAQYLDRMDIERERGITIKAQNVRLPWRVGDTDYVLHLIDTPGHVDFTYEVSRALEACEGAVLLVDAAQGIEAQTLANLYLALDRDLHIIPVLNKIDLPAADPDRYAAEIAHIVGCEPGDVLRVSGKTGDGVADLLDHVVREVPPPQGDADAPARAMIFDSVYDIYRGVVTYVRVVDGKITPRERIAMMSTGATHELLEVGIVSPEPKASEGLGVGEVGYLITGVKDVRQSKVGDTVTTARHGATEALTGYREPRPMVYSGLYPVDGSDYPVLRDALDRLQLNDAALTYEPETSVALGFGFRCGFLGLLHMEITRERLEREFNLDLISTSPNVVYRVVKEDNTEIVVTNPSDWPEGKVRTIYEPVVKTTIIAPSEFIGTIMELCQSRRGELGGMDYLSPERVELRYTMPLGEIIFDFFDSLKSRTRGYASLDYEEAGEQEAQLVKVDILLQGEAVDAFSAIVHKDGASAYGNKMTTKLKELIPRQQFEVPIQAAIGSKIIARENIRAIRKDVLSKCYGGDITRKRKLLEKQKEGKKRMKTIGRVDVPQEAFVAALSADAAGDKGKK; this is translated from the coding sequence ATTCCCATCAGCAGTTTCGCCGACAAGACCTTCACTGCGCCGGCGCAGATTCGGAATTTCTGCATCATCGCCCACATCGACCACGGCAAGTCCACGCTGGCCGACCGGATGCTCCAGCTCACCGGTGTCGTCGACGAGCGGTCCATGCGCGCCCAGTACCTGGACCGGATGGACATCGAGCGCGAGCGCGGGATCACCATCAAGGCCCAGAACGTGCGCCTGCCGTGGAGGGTCGGCGACACCGATTACGTGCTGCACCTGATCGACACCCCGGGCCACGTCGACTTCACCTACGAGGTGTCCCGAGCGCTGGAGGCCTGCGAGGGCGCGGTGCTGCTGGTCGACGCCGCGCAGGGCATCGAGGCGCAGACCCTGGCCAACCTCTACCTGGCGCTGGACCGCGACCTGCACATCATCCCGGTGCTGAACAAGATCGACCTGCCGGCCGCCGACCCGGACCGCTACGCCGCCGAGATCGCCCACATCGTCGGCTGCGAGCCGGGCGACGTGCTGCGCGTTTCGGGCAAGACCGGGGACGGCGTCGCCGACCTGCTCGACCACGTGGTGCGCGAGGTGCCCCCACCACAGGGTGACGCCGACGCGCCGGCGCGCGCGATGATCTTCGACTCCGTCTACGACATCTACCGCGGCGTGGTGACCTACGTCCGGGTGGTCGACGGCAAGATCACGCCGCGCGAGCGGATCGCGATGATGTCCACCGGCGCCACGCATGAACTGCTCGAGGTCGGCATCGTCTCGCCCGAGCCCAAGGCCAGCGAGGGCCTGGGCGTGGGGGAGGTGGGCTACCTGATCACCGGCGTCAAGGACGTGCGCCAATCCAAGGTCGGTGACACGGTGACGACGGCCCGGCACGGCGCCACCGAGGCGCTGACCGGATACCGCGAACCCAGGCCGATGGTCTATTCGGGCCTGTATCCGGTCGACGGCTCCGATTATCCGGTTCTGCGCGACGCCCTGGACAGGTTGCAACTCAACGACGCGGCGCTGACCTACGAGCCGGAGACGTCGGTGGCGCTGGGCTTCGGATTCCGCTGTGGCTTCTTGGGTCTGCTGCACATGGAGATCACCCGCGAGCGCCTGGAGCGGGAGTTCAACCTGGACCTGATTTCGACGTCGCCCAACGTCGTCTATCGCGTGGTCAAGGAAGACAACACCGAGATCGTGGTGACCAACCCGTCGGACTGGCCCGAGGGCAAGGTCCGCACCATTTACGAGCCGGTGGTCAAGACCACGATCATCGCGCCCAGCGAGTTCATCGGCACCATCATGGAGTTGTGCCAGTCGCGCCGCGGTGAGCTGGGCGGCATGGATTACCTGTCACCCGAACGCGTCGAGCTGCGCTACACCATGCCGCTGGGCGAGATCATCTTCGACTTCTTCGACTCGCTGAAGTCGCGCACCCGCGGCTACGCGAGCCTCGACTACGAGGAGGCCGGCGAGCAGGAGGCGCAACTGGTCAAGGTTGACATCCTGCTGCAAGGCGAGGCGGTCGACGCGTTCAGCGCGATCGTCCATAAGGACGGGGCATCGGCGTACGGCAACAAGATGACCACCAAGCTCAAAGAGCTGATCCCGCGCCAGCAGTTCGAGGTTCCCATCCAGGCCGCCATCGGATCGAAAATCATTGCGCGCGAAAACATCCGCGCGATCCGAAAGGACGTGTTGTCTAAGTGCTACGGCGGTGACATCACCCGCAAACGCAAGCTTCTGGAAAAGCAGAAGGAAGGCAAGAAGCGGATGAAGACCATCGGGCGCGTCGACGTGCCGCAGGAGGCGTTCGTGGCGGCGCTGTCGGCCGACGCCGCGGGGGACAAGGGCAAGAAGTAG
- a CDS encoding sensor domain-containing protein produces the protein MRIRGMATTLMAVAALVTGCGGVVAGTAKPAPNLKPRPLSGATVRQVLLDGPTLSRMLNQTFVARDPAEFGGPEKLYQVKRSMSQAGCLGVTAMLQQGVYQSADVKDVASESWWNNGEPAQVIVVEEGVVTLPSPAQAQALFAQFSQQWQQCNGMTTSEQSGPISTTNVISDVRTTDSTIAATKTATSVLPNMPPLRPTPQARAIGIRSNCLVEVQVVFFGGRRSSDPGSADIDSSAIDVAHALMDRVSALG, from the coding sequence ATGCGGATACGGGGGATGGCGACGACGCTGATGGCGGTCGCCGCGTTGGTGACGGGCTGCGGTGGGGTCGTGGCGGGCACGGCGAAGCCGGCGCCGAATCTGAAGCCGCGACCGCTCAGCGGCGCGACGGTCAGGCAGGTGTTGCTCGACGGCCCGACGTTGTCGCGGATGCTCAATCAGACGTTCGTGGCGCGGGACCCGGCCGAATTCGGCGGGCCCGAAAAGCTGTATCAGGTCAAGCGATCGATGTCGCAGGCCGGTTGTCTGGGCGTGACGGCGATGCTGCAGCAGGGTGTGTACCAGTCCGCCGACGTGAAAGACGTTGCGTCGGAATCGTGGTGGAACAACGGCGAGCCGGCGCAGGTGATCGTTGTCGAGGAGGGCGTGGTCACCCTTCCCTCGCCCGCACAGGCCCAGGCGCTGTTCGCACAGTTTTCCCAGCAATGGCAGCAGTGCAACGGCATGACGACGTCGGAACAGAGCGGCCCGATCAGCACCACGAACGTCATCAGCGACGTCCGCACCACGGATTCCACCATCGCGGCCACCAAAACCGCGACGTCGGTCCTGCCCAACATGCCGCCCCTGCGGCCCACCCCGCAGGCGCGCGCGATCGGCATCCGGTCGAACTGCCTCGTCGAGGTTCAGGTGGTGTTCTTCGGCGGGCGACGGTCCTCCGACCCGGGATCGGCCGACATCGATTCCAGCGCCATCGACGTCGCGCACGCGCTGATGGACAGAGTCAGCGCCCTGGGCTGA
- a CDS encoding sensor domain-containing protein, which translates to MKVDSVQQGIVALRTDADANALFAKFAAQWQKCDGTTLTVEPIDVWGSDAISGVRVLDSVVAATVSMESGPHGGLNAIPTARALGVKGPYLVEVTVEFIPIYTPADAGNADINTTAIDLTHALMDKLSARG; encoded by the coding sequence GTGAAGGTCGACAGCGTCCAGCAGGGCATCGTCGCGTTGCGGACGGACGCGGACGCCAACGCGTTGTTCGCCAAGTTCGCCGCGCAGTGGCAGAAGTGCGATGGGACCACGCTGACCGTGGAGCCCATCGATGTGTGGGGTTCGGACGCCATTTCCGGCGTGCGCGTACTGGATTCGGTTGTCGCGGCGACGGTTTCGATGGAATCCGGCCCACACGGGGGTTTGAACGCGATCCCCACGGCTCGGGCCCTTGGCGTCAAGGGTCCTTACTTGGTCGAGGTCACGGTCGAGTTCATTCCGATCTATACCCCAGCGGATGCGGGGAACGCCGACATCAACACCACCGCCATCGATCTCACCCACGCGCTCATGGACAAACTCAGCGCCCGCGGCTGA
- a CDS encoding sensor domain-containing protein — protein sequence MAGTRSPWCVGALMVIVVLASGCSVAVDGTARPVPGAAPRSLSGPTIKRVLLGKSALSRIVRQPLNIDPGFPPSFAGPESLQGDRATSPDDCIGVAVMLQQSAYRHQKVRDVAQETWRPDSTPAVVIRVQEAVVDLPTNADAEALFVTFSRQWQRCQGKTVALTGAPFRLKAKVDGVQVAASVLAATTSIELDSPNPLLEDSLPAGRAIGVRDNCLIEVEVDFANTPTRPLRQPDEVDASALDIAQVMRDKVGALR from the coding sequence ATGGCCGGTACGAGAAGCCCCTGGTGCGTCGGCGCCCTGATGGTCATCGTGGTGCTGGCCTCGGGTTGCTCCGTGGCGGTCGACGGCACGGCGCGGCCGGTGCCCGGCGCGGCACCGCGATCGCTCAGTGGGCCGACCATCAAGCGGGTGCTGCTGGGCAAGAGTGCATTATCGCGAATTGTCAGGCAGCCCTTGAATATTGATCCCGGATTTCCACCGAGTTTCGCGGGTCCCGAATCGCTGCAGGGCGACAGAGCCACGTCGCCCGACGACTGCATCGGAGTCGCGGTGATGCTGCAGCAAAGCGCCTACCGTCACCAAAAGGTCAGAGACGTCGCGCAGGAGACGTGGCGGCCCGATTCCACGCCCGCCGTCGTAATCCGCGTCCAAGAGGCGGTGGTCGACTTGCCGACGAACGCCGACGCCGAGGCGCTGTTCGTGACGTTCTCTCGGCAGTGGCAACGATGTCAGGGCAAGACGGTTGCCCTGACCGGTGCCCCGTTCCGGCTGAAGGCGAAGGTGGACGGCGTGCAAGTCGCCGCTTCGGTTCTCGCGGCGACGACGTCGATCGAGCTCGATTCGCCGAACCCGCTTCTCGAGGACTCGCTACCGGCCGGCCGGGCCATCGGCGTGCGGGACAATTGCCTCATCGAAGTCGAGGTCGACTTTGCGAACACACCCACTCGGCCGCTGCGGCAACCAGACGAGGTCGACGCCAGCGCGCTCGACATTGCGCAGGTCATGCGGGACAAAGTCGGCGCGCTGCGCTAG
- a CDS encoding glycoside hydrolase family 15 protein, with the protein MVLHAQPEDQPADAMPEDANQAASAASMSSSIDLRTAGPLAPSAALRNPFPPIADYAFLSDWETTCLISPAGSVEWLCVPRPDSPSVFGAILDRSAGHFRLGPYGVSVPSARRYLPGSLIMETTWQTHTGWLIVRDALVMGPWHDLERRSRTHRRTPMDWDAEHILLRTVRCVSGTVELMMSCEPAFDYHRVGAAWEYSANAYGEAVARATREPDAHPTLRLTSNLRIGLEGREARARTRMKEGDDVFVALSWTKHPAPQTYQEAADKMWQTTECWRQWINIGNFPDHPWRAYLQRSALTLKGLTYSPTGALLAASTTSLPETPQGERNWDYRYAWVRDSTFALWGLYTLGLDREADDFFAFIADVSGANHNERHPLQVMYGVGGERSLVEEELHHLSGYDHARPVRIGNGAYDQIQHDIWGSILDSFYLHAKSREQVPETLWPVLKKQVEEAIEHWREPDRGIWEVRGEPQHFTSSKVMCWVALDRGAKLAERQGEKSYAQQWHAIADEIKNDILAHGVDSRGVFTQRYGSDALDASLLLVVLTRFLPPDDPRVRNTVLAIADELTQEGLVLRYRVEETDDGLSGEEGTFTICSFWLVSALVEIGEVRRAKRLCERLLSYASPLHLYAEEIEPRTGRQLGNFPQAFTHLALINAVVHVIRAEEEADGSGMFQPANAPM; encoded by the coding sequence ATGGTTCTGCATGCCCAACCCGAAGACCAGCCGGCCGATGCCATGCCCGAGGACGCAAATCAAGCCGCCTCCGCAGCGTCGATGTCGTCGTCCATCGATTTGCGCACGGCCGGGCCCCTCGCTCCCAGCGCCGCCTTACGGAACCCTTTCCCGCCGATCGCCGACTATGCGTTCCTGTCGGACTGGGAAACCACCTGCCTGATCTCCCCGGCCGGGTCGGTGGAATGGCTGTGCGTGCCCCGGCCGGACTCCCCCAGCGTGTTCGGCGCGATCTTGGACCGCAGCGCCGGTCATTTCCGGCTCGGGCCCTACGGCGTCTCGGTGCCGTCGGCCCGCCGGTACCTTCCCGGCAGCCTCATCATGGAGACCACCTGGCAGACCCACACCGGGTGGCTGATCGTGCGTGACGCGCTGGTCATGGGCCCCTGGCACGACCTGGAGCGGCGGTCGCGGACGCATCGGCGCACCCCGATGGACTGGGATGCCGAGCACATCCTGCTGCGCACCGTGCGCTGCGTCAGCGGCACCGTCGAACTGATGATGAGCTGCGAGCCGGCGTTCGACTACCACCGCGTCGGCGCCGCCTGGGAATACTCCGCGAACGCGTACGGCGAGGCCGTCGCACGCGCCACCAGGGAACCCGACGCACACCCGACGCTGCGGCTCACCAGCAATCTGCGCATCGGGCTGGAGGGCCGCGAGGCACGCGCGCGTACCCGGATGAAAGAGGGCGACGACGTGTTCGTCGCCCTGAGCTGGACCAAGCACCCGGCGCCGCAGACGTACCAAGAGGCCGCCGACAAGATGTGGCAGACCACCGAGTGTTGGCGGCAATGGATCAACATCGGCAACTTCCCCGATCACCCGTGGCGGGCGTACCTGCAGCGCAGCGCACTCACGTTGAAGGGCCTGACCTACTCGCCCACCGGCGCGCTGCTGGCGGCCAGCACCACCTCGCTGCCGGAAACGCCGCAGGGCGAACGCAATTGGGATTACCGCTACGCCTGGGTGCGCGACTCGACGTTCGCGTTGTGGGGTCTGTACACCCTGGGGCTGGATCGCGAGGCGGACGACTTCTTCGCGTTCATCGCCGACGTCTCCGGCGCAAACCACAACGAACGGCACCCGCTGCAAGTCATGTACGGCGTGGGCGGCGAACGCAGCCTCGTCGAAGAAGAGCTGCATCACCTGTCCGGCTATGACCACGCCCGCCCGGTGCGGATCGGGAACGGCGCCTACGACCAGATCCAGCACGACATCTGGGGCTCGATCCTGGATTCCTTCTACCTGCACGCCAAGTCGCGCGAGCAGGTTCCCGAGACGTTATGGCCGGTGCTGAAAAAGCAGGTCGAAGAGGCGATCGAGCACTGGCGCGAGCCGGATCGCGGCATCTGGGAGGTGCGCGGGGAGCCGCAGCACTTCACCTCCTCGAAGGTGATGTGCTGGGTGGCGCTCGACCGCGGGGCCAAGCTGGCCGAGCGGCAGGGCGAAAAGAGCTACGCCCAGCAGTGGCACGCCATCGCCGACGAGATCAAGAACGACATCCTTGCGCACGGTGTGGACTCGCGCGGGGTGTTCACCCAGCGCTACGGCAGCGACGCGCTGGACGCCTCGCTGCTGTTGGTGGTGCTGACGCGGTTCCTGCCGCCGGATGATCCGCGGGTGCGCAACACCGTGCTGGCGATCGCCGACGAACTCACCCAGGAAGGCCTGGTGCTGCGCTACCGGGTCGAGGAGACCGACGACGGGCTGTCCGGCGAGGAGGGCACCTTCACGATCTGCTCGTTCTGGCTGGTGTCGGCGCTTGTCGAGATCGGAGAGGTGCGGCGCGCCAAGCGGCTGTGCGAGCGGCTGCTGTCCTACGCCAGTCCGCTGCACCTCTACGCCGAGGAGATCGAACCGCGCACCGGCCGGCAGCTGGGCAACTTCCCGCAGGCGTTCACCCACCTGGCGCTGATCAACGCCGTGGTGCACGTCATCCGCGCCGAGGAGGAAGCCGACGGCTCCGGGATGTTCCAGCCCGCGAACGCGCCGATGTAG
- a CDS encoding sulfate ABC transporter substrate-binding protein gives MDIRTASHWRPVLTLAMIAGLVAGCHGGASDAVGGGGLSDARTSITLVAYSVPEPGWSKIIPAFNATDEGKGVQVVTSYGASGDQSRGVVDGKPADVVNFSVEPDIARLVKAGKVSKDWNTDATKGIPFGSVVTLVVRKGNPKNIKDWDDLLRPGVEVITPSPLSSGSAKWNLLAPYAVKSEGGAHSDVGVDFIKKLVTEHVKLRPGSGREATDVFVQGSGDVLISYENEAIATERAGKPVEHINPPQTFRIDNPVAVVNTSPHLDAAVAFKNFQYAAAAQKVWAQAGFRPVDPAVAADFRSQYPVPAKLWTIADLGGWATADPQLFDKNTGSITKIYTKATG, from the coding sequence ATGGACATCAGGACCGCATCGCACTGGCGGCCCGTCCTCACCCTTGCCATGATTGCCGGCCTCGTCGCCGGCTGCCACGGCGGGGCCAGCGACGCCGTCGGCGGCGGTGGGCTGTCCGACGCGCGCACCAGCATCACCCTGGTCGCCTACTCGGTCCCAGAACCGGGGTGGAGCAAGATAATTCCGGCGTTCAATGCCACCGACGAGGGCAAGGGCGTGCAGGTGGTGACCTCCTACGGGGCCTCCGGCGATCAGTCCCGCGGCGTCGTCGATGGCAAGCCGGCCGACGTGGTCAACTTCTCCGTGGAACCCGACATCGCTCGACTGGTCAAGGCGGGCAAGGTTTCCAAGGACTGGAATACCGACGCCACCAAGGGAATTCCGTTCGGCTCGGTGGTCACACTGGTGGTGCGGAAGGGTAATCCGAAGAACATCAAGGATTGGGATGACCTGTTGCGGCCGGGCGTCGAGGTCATCACGCCCAGCCCGTTGAGTTCCGGATCGGCCAAATGGAATCTGCTCGCGCCGTACGCCGTCAAGAGTGAAGGCGGCGCACACAGTGACGTCGGTGTGGATTTCATCAAAAAGCTGGTGACCGAGCACGTCAAGCTGCGTCCCGGATCGGGGCGGGAAGCCACCGACGTCTTCGTGCAGGGCAGCGGTGACGTATTGATCAGCTACGAGAACGAGGCCATCGCCACCGAGCGGGCCGGAAAGCCGGTCGAGCACATCAACCCGCCGCAGACCTTCCGGATCGACAATCCGGTGGCCGTGGTCAACACCAGCCCGCACCTGGATGCCGCCGTCGCCTTCAAGAACTTCCAATACGCGGCCGCGGCCCAAAAGGTTTGGGCGCAGGCCGGTTTCCGCCCGGTCGATCCTGCCGTCGCCGCCGACTTCCGAAGCCAGTACCCGGTGCCGGCCAAGCTGTGGACCATCGCCGACCTGGGCGGCTGGGCCACCGCGGATCCGCAGCTGTTCGACAAGAACACCGGCAGCATCACCAAGATCTACACGAAGGCCACCGGATGA
- the cysW gene encoding sulfate ABC transporter permease subunit CysW, translated as MTSSAGVRYWLRFIALGYIFVLLVIPVALILWRTFQPGLGQFYAWVSTPAAISALNLTLLVVAIVVPLNVVFGIPTALVLARNRFRGKGVLQAVIDLPFAVSPVIVGVALIVLWGSAGALGFVEQDLGFKIIFGLPGIVLASIFVTLPFVVREVEPVLHELGTDQEEAAATLGSGWWQTFWRITLPSIRWGLTYGIVLTIARTLGEYGAVLMVSSNLPGKSQTLTLLVSDRYNRGAEYGAYALSTLLMGVAVLVLVFQVALDARRARAARQA; from the coding sequence ATGACATCGTCTGCGGGAGTGCGCTATTGGTTGCGGTTCATCGCGCTCGGATACATCTTCGTGCTGCTGGTCATTCCGGTGGCGTTGATCCTGTGGCGGACATTCCAGCCCGGACTGGGCCAGTTCTACGCCTGGGTGAGCACCCCCGCCGCGATATCGGCGCTGAACCTGACCCTGCTGGTGGTCGCCATCGTGGTGCCGCTCAACGTCGTCTTCGGGATCCCCACGGCATTGGTGCTCGCGCGCAACAGGTTTCGTGGCAAGGGCGTGCTGCAGGCCGTCATTGATCTGCCGTTCGCGGTCTCGCCCGTCATCGTGGGCGTCGCGTTGATCGTGTTGTGGGGGTCGGCCGGCGCGCTCGGGTTCGTGGAGCAGGACCTCGGGTTCAAGATCATCTTCGGCCTGCCCGGGATCGTGCTCGCCAGCATCTTCGTCACGCTGCCGTTCGTGGTGCGCGAAGTGGAGCCGGTGCTGCACGAGCTGGGTACCGACCAGGAGGAGGCGGCGGCCACCCTGGGTTCGGGCTGGTGGCAGACCTTCTGGCGGATCACCCTGCCGTCCATCCGGTGGGGTCTGACATACGGCATCGTGTTGACCATCGCACGTACCCTGGGGGAATACGGTGCCGTGCTGATGGTGTCGTCGAACCTGCCGGGGAAGTCGCAGACACTGACATTACTTGTCTCCGACCGCTACAACCGCGGCGCGGAGTACGGCGCCTACGCGTTGTCCACGCTGTTGATGGGAGTTGCCGTGCTGGTGTTGGTTTTCCAGGTGGCGCTTGACGCGCGGCGCGCACGAGCGGCCAGACAGGCCTGA
- a CDS encoding sulfate/molybdate ABC transporter ATP-binding protein, whose product MTVTDAGTNRDDLAIIVRDANKRYGDFVALDHVDFVVPTGSLTALLGPSGSGKSTLLRTIAGLDQPDTGTVTIYGRDVTRVPPQRRGIGFVFQHYAAFKHLTVRDNVAYGLKVRKRPKAEIKAKVDNLLEVVGLSGFQARYPNQLSGGQRQRMALARALAVDPQVLLLDEPFGALDAKVREDLRAWLRRLHDEVHVTTVLVTHDQAEALDVADRIAVLNQGRIEQIGSPTDVYDAPANAFVMSFLGAVSTLNGTLVRPHDIRVGRNPDMAIAGGDGTAESVGVVRAVVDRVVTLGFEVRVELTSAATGGFFTAQITRGDAEALALREGDTVYVRATRVPPIALEAAAEARRADQADEDENTLASA is encoded by the coding sequence ATGACCGTGACCGACGCCGGCACCAACCGCGACGACCTCGCCATCATCGTGCGTGACGCCAACAAGCGTTACGGCGATTTCGTCGCCCTCGACCATGTGGACTTCGTCGTGCCCACCGGCTCGCTGACGGCCCTGCTGGGTCCCAGCGGTTCGGGTAAATCGACCCTGCTGCGCACCATCGCCGGACTCGACCAGCCCGACACCGGAACTGTCACGATCTACGGTCGTGACGTGACGCGGGTGCCGCCGCAGCGCCGCGGCATCGGGTTCGTGTTTCAGCACTACGCGGCGTTCAAGCACCTGACCGTCCGCGACAACGTGGCCTACGGGCTCAAGGTCCGCAAGCGGCCCAAAGCCGAGATCAAAGCCAAAGTCGACAACCTGCTGGAAGTGGTGGGGCTGAGCGGGTTTCAGGCCCGCTACCCCAACCAGCTGTCCGGCGGTCAGCGGCAGCGGATGGCGCTGGCGCGCGCGCTCGCCGTCGATCCGCAGGTGCTGCTGCTCGACGAGCCGTTCGGTGCGCTGGACGCCAAGGTGCGTGAGGACCTGCGGGCGTGGCTGCGGCGCCTGCACGACGAGGTGCACGTGACCACGGTGCTGGTCACCCACGACCAGGCCGAGGCGCTGGACGTCGCCGACCGGATCGCGGTGCTCAATCAGGGCCGCATCGAGCAGATCGGATCCCCGACCGACGTCTACGACGCCCCGGCGAACGCGTTCGTGATGTCGTTCCTCGGCGCGGTGTCCACCCTGAACGGAACCCTAGTGCGGCCGCACGATATCCGGGTGGGGCGCAATCCGGACATGGCGATCGCCGGCGGGGATGGCACCGCCGAGTCCGTCGGGGTGGTGCGCGCCGTCGTCGACCGCGTGGTCACGCTGGGTTTCGAGGTGCGCGTCGAGTTGACCAGCGCCGCCACCGGCGGTTTCTTCACCGCCCAGATCACGCGCGGCGACGCCGAGGCGCTGGCGCTGCGCGAGGGGGACACCGTCTACGTGCGTGCCACCCGAGTCCCGCCCATCGCCCTCGAGGCCGCAGCCGAGGCTCGCCGCGCCGATCAGGCCGATGAGGACGAGAACACGCTGGCGTCGGCCTGA
- a CDS encoding phosphoadenylyl-sulfate reductase produces MSERTTKLPEAELRALAARGAAELEGASAADVLRWTDQTFGGINGPRGWATCNYVVASSMQEAVLIDLAAKARPGVPVVFLDTGYHFVETIGTRDAIESVYDIRVLNVTPEQSVAEQDKMLGKDLFARDPGECCRLRKVEPLGKTLRGYSAWVTGLRRGETAARANAPVVGFDEGFKLVKVNPLVEWSDEDVQNYIDEHGVLVNPLMYDGYSSIGCAPCTAKPLAGADPRSGRWQGRAKTECGLHAS; encoded by the coding sequence ATGAGCGAACGAACAACCAAACTTCCAGAAGCCGAACTGCGGGCGCTTGCCGCCCGCGGGGCGGCCGAGCTGGAGGGCGCCAGCGCCGCCGATGTATTGCGTTGGACTGACCAGACATTCGGCGGCATCAACGGACCGCGCGGCTGGGCCACCTGCAACTACGTGGTGGCTTCGAGCATGCAGGAGGCCGTGTTGATCGACCTGGCGGCCAAGGCGCGTCCGGGCGTTCCGGTGGTATTCCTGGACACGGGTTATCACTTCGTGGAGACCATCGGCACCCGGGATGCGATCGAATCCGTGTATGACATCCGGGTGCTCAACGTCACGCCCGAGCAGAGCGTCGCCGAGCAGGACAAAATGCTGGGCAAGGACCTGTTCGCGCGGGACCCCGGTGAGTGCTGCCGGCTACGCAAGGTCGAGCCGCTGGGCAAGACGCTGCGCGGATACTCCGCCTGGGTGACCGGGCTGCGCCGCGGTGAGACCGCCGCGCGCGCCAACGCCCCAGTGGTCGGTTTCGACGAGGGCTTCAAGCTGGTGAAGGTCAACCCGCTGGTCGAATGGTCCGACGAAGACGTACAGAATTACATCGACGAGCACGGCGTGCTGGTCAATCCGCTTATGTACGACGGCTATTCATCGATCGGTTGCGCCCCCTGCACGGCCAAGCCGCTGGCGGGCGCCGACCCGCGCAGCGGACGCTGGCAGGGACGGGCCAAGACCGAATGCGGGTTGCACGCGTCGTAG